Proteins found in one Triticum urartu cultivar G1812 chromosome 4, Tu2.1, whole genome shotgun sequence genomic segment:
- the LOC125550914 gene encoding GDP-L-galactose phosphorylase 2-like: MEMKLTIKRVPTVLSNYQEEGGGGCGRNCLGDCCLPASKLPLYAFKADPKKPAQDDELPTEFFLNSLLLAQWEDRVARGLFRYDVTACETKVIPGELGFVAQLNEGRHLKKRPTEFRVDRVLQPFDSAKFNFTKVGQEEVLFRFEKGGGGSSYFLENAPSTEGDHAPSVVAINVSPIEYGHVLLIPRVLDRLPQQIDPESFLLALHMAAEAASPYFRLGYNSLGAFATINHLHFQAYYLSVPFPVEKAPTKKIPLAKCALNSGVKVSKLTNFPVRGLVFERGNTLKDLADVVTNACIWLQENNVPFNVLISDSGRRIFVFPQCYAEKQALGEVSQDLLDTQVNPAVWEISGHIVLKRRTDFEEASEASAWRLLAEVSLSEERFEEVKACIFEATGLTESDEEEESSESPYASSSSVPRASSHMSEGCLVLQ, encoded by the exons ATGGAGATGAAGCTGACGATTAAGAGGGTTCCGACGGTGCTGTCCAACTACCAGGAAGAAGGAGGCGGGGGCTGCGGCAGGAACTGCCTCGGGGATTGCTGCTTGCCTG CTTCCAAGCTCCCCCTCTATGCTTTCAAGGCCGACCCAAAGAAGCCTGCGCAGGATGATGAGCTCCCTACCGAGTTCTTCCTAAATTCTCTCCTCCTTGCACAG TGGGAGGACAGGGTGGCCCGAGGCCTATTCAGATATGACGTAACAGCCTGCGAGACCAAGGTGATTCCTGGCGAGCTTGGGTTTGTTGCACAGCTTAACGAAGGCCGCCACCTCAAGAAGCGCCCGACCGAGTTCCGTGTTGACCGTGTGCTCCAGCCATTCGATTCTGCCAAGTTCAACTTCACCAAGGTTGGCCAGGAGGAGGTTCTCTTTCGCTTTGAGAAAGGTGGTGGCGGCAGCAGCTATTTCCTTGAAAATGCCCCAAGCACTGAGGGTGACCATGCTCCCAGCGTTGTTGCAATCAAT GTGAGCCCTATTGAGTACGGTCATGTGCTTCTCATTCCACGTGTCCTTGACCGCCTGCCTCAGCAAATTGATCCTGAAAGCTTCCTGCTTGCACTACACATGGCAGCTGAGGCTGCAAGCCCATACTTTAGGCTTGGTTACAACAGCTTGGGTGCCTTTGCCACCATCAATCATCTCCACTTCCAG GCATACTACCTGTCAGTACCTTTTCCTGTTGAGAAGGCGCCTACCAAGAAGATCCCCCTTGCCAAGTGTGCGCTGAATAGTGGAGTGAAGGTGTCAAAACTGACAAATTTCCCCGTGAGAGGTCTGGTGTTTGAGAGAGGGAACACACTGAAGGATTTGGCTGATGTGGTTACCAACGCTTGCATTTGGCTCCAGGAGAACAATGTTCCTTTCAACGTCCTCATCTCTGATTCCGGTAGAAGGATCTTCGTTTTTCCTCAG TGCTATGCCGAGAAGCAGGCTCTTGGTGAAGTGAGCCAGGATCTGCTAGACACGCAGGTGAACCCTGCAGTATGGGAGATCAGTGGCCACATTGTTCTGAAACGGAGGACGGACTTCGAGGAGGCTTCAGAAGCATCAGCCTGGAGGCTTCTCGCTGAGGTGTCTCTGTCGGAGGAGCGATTTGAGGAGGTGAAGGCATGTATCTTTGAGGCCACCGGCCTCACTGAATCTGACGAGGAAGAGGAATCCAGTGAGTCTCCTTATGCATCGTCATCCTCCGTCCCACGAGCCTCTTCACACATGTCGGAAGGTTGCCTTGTCCTTCAGTGA